A genomic stretch from Orcinus orca chromosome 14, mOrcOrc1.1, whole genome shotgun sequence includes:
- the VDAC2 gene encoding voltage-dependent anion-selective channel protein 2 isoform X3, producing the protein MATSGQTCPRPMCIPPSYADLGKAARDIFNKGFGFGLVKLDVKTKSCSGVEFSTSGSSNTDTGKVTGTLETKYKWCEYGLTFTEKWNTDNTLGTEIAIEDQICQGLKLTFDTTFSPNTGKKSGKIKSSYKRECMNLGCDVDFDFAGPAIHGSAVFCYEGWLAGYQMTFDSAKSKLTRNNFAVGYRTGDFQLHTNVNDGTEFGGSIYQKVCEDLDTSVNLAWTSGTNCTRFGIAAKYQLDPTASISAKVNNSSLIGVGYTQTLRPGVKLTLSALVDGKSINAGGHKLGLALELEA; encoded by the exons ATGGCGACCTCCGGACAGACCTGCCCGCGGC caatgtgtatTCCTCCATCATATGCTGACCTTGGCAAAGCTGCCAGAGATATATTCAACAAAGGATTTG GTTTTGGGTTGGTGAAATTGGATGTGAAAACAAAGTCATGCAGTGGCGTG GAATTCTCAACATCTGGTTCATCTAATACAGACACTGGTAAAGTTACCGGGACCTTGGAGACCAAATATAAATGGTGTGAGTATGGTCTGACTTTCACAGAAAAGTGGAACACTGATAATACTCTGGGAACAGAAATCGCTATTGAAGACCAG ATTTGTCAAGGTTTGAAACTGACATTTGATACCACCTTTTCACCAAACACGGG aaagaaaagtgGTAAAATCAAGTCTTCTTACAAGAGGGAATGTATGAACCTTGGTTGTGATGTTGACTTTGATTTTGCTGGACCTGCAATCCACGGTTCAGCAGTCTTTTGTTATGAGGGCTGGCTTGCTGGGTACCAGATGACCTTTGACAGTGCCAAATCAAAGCTGACAAGAAATAACTTTGCAGTGGGCTACAGGACTGGGGACTTCCAGCTACACACTAATGT CAATGATGGGACAGAATTTGGAGGATCAATTTATCAGAAAGTATGTGAAGATCTTGACACTTCAGTAAACCTTGCTTGGACATCAGGAACCAACTGTACTCGCTTTGGCATTGCAGCTAAATATCAGTTGGATCCCACTGCTTCCATTTCT GCAAAAGTCAACAATTCTAGTTTAATTGGAGTGGGCTACACTCAGACTCTGAGGCCTG GTGTGAAGCTTACACTGTCTGCTCTGGTAGATGGGAAGAGCATTAATGCTGGAGGCCACAAACTTGGGCTTGCCCTGGAGCTGGAGGCTTAA
- the COMTD1 gene encoding catechol O-methyltransferase domain-containing protein 1, which translates to MTQPVPRLSVPAALALGSAALAAAFASGLFLGRWFPPWRSRREKRLLPPEDSPLWQYLLSRSMREHPALRSLRLLTLEQPQGDSMMTCEQAQLLANLARLIKAKKALDLGTFTGYSALALALALPPAGRVVTCEVDAGPPELGRPLWRQAEVEHKIELRLKPALETLDELLAAGEAGTFDLAVVDADKENCTAYYERCLQLLRPGGVLAVLSVLWRGEVLQPKPQDKAAQCVRNLNERILRDARVHISLLPLGDGLTLAFKI; encoded by the exons ATGACCCAGCCCGTGCCCCGGCTCTCTGTGCCCGCCGCGCTGGCCCTAGGCTCGGCCGCGCTGGCCGCTGCCTTCGCCAGCGGCCTCTTCCTGG GGAGATGGTTCCCTCCATGGCGATCCCGGCGAGAGAAGCGCCTGCTGCCCCCTGAGGACAGCCCCCTGTGGCAGTATCTGCTGAGCCGCTCCATGCGGGAGCACCCGGCGCTGCGGAGCCTGCGGCTG CTGACCTTGGAGCAGCCGCAGGGGGATTCCATGATGACCTGTGAGCAGGCCCAGCTCTTGGCCAACCTGGCTCGCCTCATCAAGGCTAAGAAGGCACTGGACCTTG GCACTTTCACAGGCTACTCGGCCCTAGCGTTGGCCCTAGCGCTGCCCCCGGCCGGGCGCGTGGTGACCTGCGAGGTGGACGCAGGGCCCCCGGAGCTGGGACGTCCCCTGTGGAGGCAG GCCGAGGTGGAGCACAAGATCGAACTTCGGTTGAAACCCGCTCTGGAGACCCTGG ATGAGCTCCTGGCAGCGGGCGAGGCCGGCACCTTCGACTTGGCCGTGGTGGATGCGGACAAGGAGAACTGCACCGCCTACTACGAGCGGTGCCTGCAGCTGCTGCGACCCGGAGGCGTCCTCGCTGTGCTCAGT GTCCTGTGGCGTGGAGAGGTGTTGCAGCCTAAACCGCAGGACAAGGCGGCCCAGTGTGTGCGAAACCTGAATGAGCGCATTCTGCGGGACGCCAGGGTCCACATCAGCCTCCTGCCCCTGGGCGACGGCCTCACCTTAGCCTTCAAGATCTAG